The Leifsonia sp. ZF2019 DNA segment GGGGCCAGCTTCGTCTTGACGTCGATCCACGTGGTGGCCGGGTCCTGCACGGTGACGCCGGCGAGCTGCCAGGTGCGCACGATGAGGGCGTTGAGCTTCGCCGCCATCTCGCTGAGCTGGGCGCGGTCGTTGATGCCCTCGACGAGCCACGAGTCGGCCACGGGGAGGGCGTCGACGTCGAAACCCGCCTCGCGGAGGAGGCCGATGACATCCGTCAGGTATTTCTCGCCCTGCGCGTTGTCGGTGGTGACCGCCGCGAGCATGTCGCGCAGTGCCGCCGCCCCGAAGAGGTAGATGCCGGCGTTGATCTCGCCGATGGCGCGCTCCTCCGCCGTGGCGTCCTTGTGCTCGACGATGCGGTCGAGCGTGCCGGCGGCGTTGCGCACGATGCGGCCGTACCCGGTGGCATCGGCGGGGAAGCTGGAGAGGATGGTCGCCGCCGAGCCGCTCCCGCGGTGGTCGGCGATGAGCCCGCGCAGGGTCTCGGCGTCGAGCAGCGGGACGTCGCCGTTGACGACCAGCACGTCTCCGGCGAAGTCGGCCGGAAGCGCCGCGACGGCCTGCTCGACGGCGCGGCCCGTGCCCGGGATCTCGTCCTGGTCGACGATCACGGCTTCCGGCAGGTCGGCCTCGATGACCGCGGCCAGACGGTCGCGCTCGTGCCGCACCACCGCGACGACGTGCGCCGCGTCGAGCTCGCGCGTCGTGGCGAGCACATGCCCCACGATCGGGATGCCTCCGAGCTCGTGCAGGAGCTTCGGGGTGGCGGACTTCATCCGCGTCCCCTGCCCCGCCGCGAGAACGACGATGGCGAGATTCTGGTCGGTCATGTCCCTCCAAGGGTCGATGCGGCGGGATGCCGCTCCGCCTCCAGGACTCGAACCTGGACCTCACAGCTCCAAAGGCTGTCGTGCTGCCATTACACCAAGGCGGACCGCGCGGGAGACGCGCAGATGACAGTCTGCCAGACGCGTCCCGTGCATCAGGTGGGCACAGCGCGCGACGAGACAGGCCGAGCGGTGAATACGATGGAGGGATGGGTGACGCACGCGACGATGGACCGCGCGACGAGGTGGACCGCATCGTCGGTGCATGGCTGCGCGAGCGCCCCGACCTCGACTTCTCCCCGCTGCAGGTGCTCTCCCGCGTCGACCGCCTCTCCCGGCACCTCGACCGCGCCCGCCGCGCGGCCTTCGACCGCTCCGACCTCGACTCCTGGGAGTTCGACGTGCTCTCGGCGCTCCGACGCGCCGGAGCCCCCTACCAGCTCAGCCCGAAATCCCTCCTGCAGCAGACCCTCGTCTCCTCCGGCACCATGACCAACCGGATCGACCGCCTCGTGGCCCGCGGCCTGGTCGAGCGTCGCACCGATCCGAACGACGGCCGTGGCATCCTGGTGCAGATGTCCGCCCAGGGCCTCGCGCGCGTCGACGCCGCGATCACCCGGCTCGTGGACGCGGAGGCCGATCTGCTCGAGGCGCTCTCGCCCTCCGACCAGGAGCGGCTGGCGTCCCTCCTGCGCAAGCTGAGCCTCGGCTTCGACGCCTGACCCTCGCCCATGTGGACCGAATGTGGCGTAAGCGCGCCTCCAACTCGACATTCGGTCCACATCCGCGGAGGGGCGCACGCAGCCGGCTCGTGCCCCACTCCCAGGAGACCGTTATCCCGCTCTCATAAACTCGCTGGCGATGAGACTCTCCCGATTGAAGCGCCTGCCGTCGCGGGTGAAACGCGCCGCCCGGTTCGAGATCCACGCGCACTGGCGCCGCCAGCCGCTGGTCGCCGGGAGCGTCTTCTACGAGTCCTTCTCGGGCAACGGGATGCTCGACAACCCGGAGGCCGTCTTCCGGGCGCTGCTCGCCGCTCCCGATCTGCAGCATCTCACCCACGTGTGGGCGCTCTCCGACTTCGACCAGTACCGGTCGGCGATCGACGAGTTCTCGGGAGACCCCCGGGTGACGTTCGTGCGCTACGGCTCGGCCTCGTACTACCGGGCGCTCGCGACCAGCCAGTACCTGGTCAACAATGCGACCTTCCCTCCCGACTTCTCGAAGCGCGACGGCCAGGTGTACCTCAACACCTGGCACGGCACGCCCCTGAAGCGGATGGGATACGACATCGAGGACGGCGCGCTCGGCGCCGCGAACATCCTCCGCAACTTCGTCCAGGCCGACTATCTGCTCTCCGCGAACCCGTTCATGACCGAGCAGATGTACGAGACGGCGTACAAGCTGAGAGGCATCTACCGCGGGACCCTCGTCGAGGAAGGCTACCCGCGCATCGACCGGCAGTTCCTCGACGACGCGGGGCGCGCCGCCGTGCGCACCCGTCTCACGGCGGCGGGCATCCCGCTCGGCGACCGCGCGGTCGTGCTCTACGCGCCCACGTGGAAGGGCACGACCTTCGGGCGGCCGACCGACGACCTCGACGAGATGCTGGAGCACATCCACCGCATCGAGGAGCAGCTCGACACCAGCCGGTACGTCGTGCTCCTCAAGACCCACCAGTCCGTGCACGCGCTCGCGGCCCACCGCCCCGAGCTGAAGCGGCTGCTCGTCCCGAACGAGATCCCCACCAATCTGGTGCTCGGCGCCTCGGACCTGCTGATCTCCGACTACTCGAGCATCTTCTTCGACTTCCTCCGGACCGGCCGCCCGATCGTGTTCTTCACCCCGGACCTCGCCGACTACGCCGGCACCCGCGGACTCTACTTCGAGCCAGACGAGTGGCCCGGTCCGGTGTACGAGTCGGCGCGGGAGGTCGGCGAGGCGATCGCCCGCATCGCCGCCGACGGCGATCGCGTGCCGGAGGCGGACCGCGAGCGCTACGACTCCATGCAGCGCCGATTCACTCCGTATGAGGACGGTCACGCCGCCGACAGGGTCGTCGACATCGTGTTCCGCGGCGCGCGCGACGGCTACCGGCTGCGCGACGACCTCGCGGACGACGGCCGTCGGAAGATCCTGCTCTACCTGGGCGGGATGCGCCCCAACGGCATCACGACCTCGGCCCTCAACCTCCTGAACAACCTCGATCACGACCAGTACGACGTGTCGGCGTTCTTCGCGCAGAGCCGATCGCGGCCGACGATCGCCAAGCAGCAGCAGATCCACCCGGCGGTGCGCCAGTTCCCGCGCGTCGGCGGCATGAACGGGGCGAAGCTGCTGCACCTGGCACGGCACCTGCATTTCCGCCGCGGCCGCATCGCGGAGCACGCGGACGTGCCGGCGCAGAACCGCCTCTGGGACGACGAGTGGTACCGCTGCTTCGGTGAGAGCCGCTTCGACTATGTGGTCGACTTCTCCGGCTACGGACCGTTCTGGGCCGCCCTGCTGCTGCACTCCCCCGACGCCCAGCGCGCCATCTGGCTGCACAACGACCTCGCCTCCGACGCGCACCGCGAGGTCAACGGCGAGAAGAAGATGCTGCACAGCCTCACGCAGATCTTCACCCTCTACGGGCAGTACGACCACCTCGTCTCCGTCTCGCCCACCCTCTCCGACATCAACCGGGAGGCCCTCGCCGAGTACGCCGCCCCCGAGAAGTTCCTCTCGGCGCTCAACACGGTCGATGCCGAGCACATCCTCGAGAACGCACGGGCCGACCTCCACAAGGTGGCCTTCGACGAGGAGACCGGGATCGTTCCCGAGTGGGCGGAGGCGCTCCTCGCGGACGACGACGTGACCACGTTCGTCAACGTGGGACGGCTCTCGCCGGAGAAGAACCAGGCGCGGCTGGTGCGCGCGTTCGCCACCGTGCACGCCGAGAATCCGAAGACGCGTCTCGTGATCGTCGGCTCCGGTCCGCTCGCCGACGACCTCCGGGCCCTGATCGCCGAGCTCGGCCTCGAGCACGCCGCCTTCTTGACCGGCATGCAGCGCAACCCGCACGCCATCATGGCCGCCGCCGACTGCTTCGTGCTCTCCAGCGACTACGAGGGCCAGCCGATGGTCATCCTGGAAGCCCTCGTGCTCGACCTGCCGATCGTGACGGTCGAGTTCGCCTCCGCGAAGAACGCCCTCCCGGCGGGCAGCGGGCTGGTCGTCCCGCAGACCGACGACGGCGTGGCCGACGGGATGCGCGCCTTCCTCGCCGGCACGGTGCCGGCCGGCCGCTTCGACTCCGCCGCCTACAACCGCAAGGCCGTCGGCGAGTTCTACCGCGCCATCGGCGCGACCCGGGCGCTGGCCGAGAAGCCGTAGCCCGGCGGCGCGCTCACGCCCGCGCCGCGACCGCCACCGTGTCGACGCCCCGCGGCAGCTCCCCGTACAGCGACCCGCGCTCGGGGCCGAGTCGGGCGGCGACGAACGCGTCGGCGACGGCCGGCGGCGCGTGACGGATGAGCAGCGACGCCTGCAGTGCGACGGCGAGCGCGGAGACGGTCGAGCGAGCGGACGACTCGTCGGCCGTGTCGAGCGCGATGCGGAGTCGGTCGTGGTGGGCGTCGTACTCCGGGTGCGTCCCGCGCGCGGCGGCCAGCTCGGCGTCGAACGCCTCGCGGCTCGCGGGTTCGCGCGCGAGCGCCCGGAGCACGTCGAGGGCGATCACGTTGCCCGAGCCCTCCCAGATCGCCATCACGGGCTGCTCCCGGTAGCGGCGCGCGAGCGGGAAGGCCTCCGTGTAGCCGTTGCCGCCGAGGCACTCGAGGGCTTCGTAGGCATGGCCGGGGCCGCGCTTGCAGACCCAGTACTTGGTGACAGCGGTCGCCAGGCGCCGGAACGCGACGTCTTCGTCCGGTGCGTCGGCGTCGTGGGCTCGCGCCAACCGGAGGGAGACGGCGGTCGCCGCCTCGGACTCCAGCGCGAGGTCGGCGAGCACGGCGGTCATCGCAGGCTGGTCGACGAGGCGCGCTCCGAAGGCCGAGCGATGGCGCACGTGCCAGGCGGCCTCGGCGACGGCCTGCCGCATGCCGGCCGCGCTGCCCAGGATGCAGTCGAGCCGCGTGCGGTTGACCATCTCCAGGATGGTGCGCACTCCGCGCCCCTCCTCGCCGAGGAGGAAGCCGATGGTCCCGTCGAACTCCACCTCGCTCGACGCGTTGGAGCGATTGCCCAGCTTGTCCTTGAGGCGCTGGATGAGGAAGACGTTGCGCGTCCCGTCGCCCAGCACCCGGGGCACGACGAAGCAGCTCAGCCCGCCGGCGGTCTGCGCCAGCACCAGGAACGCGTCCGACATCGGCGCCGAGCAGAACCACTTGTGGCCGGTGATCAGCCAGCGGCCGTCGCCGGCGGCGAGCGCACGCGTCGTGTTGGCGCGCACGTCGGAGCCGCCCTGCTTCTCGGTCATCGCCATGCCGAACAGCGCCGACGTCTTGCCCGCTGCGAGACGCCCGTCGTAGTCACGGCTCAGGAGGCGCGGCACCCACTCGGCGGCGAGCACGTCGTCCGCGGCCAGCGCGGGGACGGCGGCGTGCGACATCGAGACCGGGCAGGCGTGCCCCGGCTCCACTTGCGCGAAGAGCAGGAAAGTGGCGGCGCGGGCGACGTTCGCGCCCGGCCGCGGCTCGGCCCACGCCGACGTGTGCGCGCCGGCGGCGACCGCAGAGCGGATGATCCGGTGGTAGCTCTCGTCGTACTCCACCTCGTCGAGGCGGTTGCCCCAGCGATCGAAGCCGCGCAACTGCGGCTCGCGCGTGTTCGCCCGCTCGGCGTCGGCCTGGAACGCGGCCGACCCGACCAGACGCCCGGACTCGCCGAGCGCGGGCACGGCCCAGCCGGCGTCGTAGCGGTGCACCGCCTCCTGCAGCGGGAGGTTCGCGGCGAACTCGTCGAGGTCGGTGCGCGGCGGAGGCTGGTTCACGACGGTGTGGGTGCCCATGCGGTGGGAGTCTACCCGGGGCCCCGGGACGGGTGGAGGCTACCGTGGACGGTGTGCGCATCCCGGATCTCCTCACCGACCGTCTGCTGCTGCGGCGCTGGCGGGACGGGGACGCGACGTTCGCTTTCGAGCTGTACTCGCGCTGGGAGGTTCAGCGGTTCCTCGGCCGCACCCCGCGGGTCATGGCCGACCTGCGGGAGGCCGAGGCGCTCGTGCGCCGGCTGCGCCGCCGTGAGGACCGGTTCCGCGCCTACCGTGTCGTCGAGCTCGCCGCGACCGGCGAGCCGCTCGGAACGGTGATGCTCCAGCCGTTGCCCGCCTCCGGCGCGAGCGAACCGCTGCGCCCCAGCGGCGACACCGAGATCGGCTGGCACTTCCATCCTGCGCACTGGGGCCGCGGATACGCG contains these protein-coding regions:
- the glmU gene encoding bifunctional UDP-N-acetylglucosamine diphosphorylase/glucosamine-1-phosphate N-acetyltransferase GlmU, which codes for MTDQNLAIVVLAAGQGTRMKSATPKLLHELGGIPIVGHVLATTRELDAAHVVAVVRHERDRLAAVIEADLPEAVIVDQDEIPGTGRAVEQAVAALPADFAGDVLVVNGDVPLLDAETLRGLIADHRGSGSAATILSSFPADATGYGRIVRNAAGTLDRIVEHKDATAEERAIGEINAGIYLFGAAALRDMLAAVTTDNAQGEKYLTDVIGLLREAGFDVDALPVADSWLVEGINDRAQLSEMAAKLNALIVRTWQLAGVTVQDPATTWIDVKTKLAPDVTILPGTQLRGATLVETGATIGPDTTLLDCEVGAGATVTRTDATLAVIGAGATVGPFAYLRPGTVLGADGKIGTFVETKNATIGAGTKLAHFNYVGDAEVGEKSNLGAGVITANYDGVHKHRTEIGSHVRAASNTVFVAPVRMGDGAYTGAGTVVRKDVPAGSLAITVAPQRNIEGWVAQKRPGTDAARAAEESGE
- a CDS encoding MarR family winged helix-turn-helix transcriptional regulator; translated protein: MGDARDDGPRDEVDRIVGAWLRERPDLDFSPLQVLSRVDRLSRHLDRARRAAFDRSDLDSWEFDVLSALRRAGAPYQLSPKSLLQQTLVSSGTMTNRIDRLVARGLVERRTDPNDGRGILVQMSAQGLARVDAAITRLVDAEADLLEALSPSDQERLASLLRKLSLGFDA
- a CDS encoding glycosyltransferase, which produces MRLSRLKRLPSRVKRAARFEIHAHWRRQPLVAGSVFYESFSGNGMLDNPEAVFRALLAAPDLQHLTHVWALSDFDQYRSAIDEFSGDPRVTFVRYGSASYYRALATSQYLVNNATFPPDFSKRDGQVYLNTWHGTPLKRMGYDIEDGALGAANILRNFVQADYLLSANPFMTEQMYETAYKLRGIYRGTLVEEGYPRIDRQFLDDAGRAAVRTRLTAAGIPLGDRAVVLYAPTWKGTTFGRPTDDLDEMLEHIHRIEEQLDTSRYVVLLKTHQSVHALAAHRPELKRLLVPNEIPTNLVLGASDLLISDYSSIFFDFLRTGRPIVFFTPDLADYAGTRGLYFEPDEWPGPVYESAREVGEAIARIAADGDRVPEADRERYDSMQRRFTPYEDGHAADRVVDIVFRGARDGYRLRDDLADDGRRKILLYLGGMRPNGITTSALNLLNNLDHDQYDVSAFFAQSRSRPTIAKQQQIHPAVRQFPRVGGMNGAKLLHLARHLHFRRGRIAEHADVPAQNRLWDDEWYRCFGESRFDYVVDFSGYGPFWAALLLHSPDAQRAIWLHNDLASDAHREVNGEKKMLHSLTQIFTLYGQYDHLVSVSPTLSDINREALAEYAAPEKFLSALNTVDAEHILENARADLHKVAFDEETGIVPEWAEALLADDDVTTFVNVGRLSPEKNQARLVRAFATVHAENPKTRLVIVGSGPLADDLRALIAELGLEHAAFLTGMQRNPHAIMAAADCFVLSSDYEGQPMVILEALVLDLPIVTVEFASAKNALPAGSGLVVPQTDDGVADGMRAFLAGTVPAGRFDSAAYNRKAVGEFYRAIGATRALAEKP
- a CDS encoding acyl-CoA dehydrogenase family protein produces the protein MGTHTVVNQPPPRTDLDEFAANLPLQEAVHRYDAGWAVPALGESGRLVGSAAFQADAERANTREPQLRGFDRWGNRLDEVEYDESYHRIIRSAVAAGAHTSAWAEPRPGANVARAATFLLFAQVEPGHACPVSMSHAAVPALAADDVLAAEWVPRLLSRDYDGRLAAGKTSALFGMAMTEKQGGSDVRANTTRALAAGDGRWLITGHKWFCSAPMSDAFLVLAQTAGGLSCFVVPRVLGDGTRNVFLIQRLKDKLGNRSNASSEVEFDGTIGFLLGEEGRGVRTILEMVNRTRLDCILGSAAGMRQAVAEAAWHVRHRSAFGARLVDQPAMTAVLADLALESEAATAVSLRLARAHDADAPDEDVAFRRLATAVTKYWVCKRGPGHAYEALECLGGNGYTEAFPLARRYREQPVMAIWEGSGNVIALDVLRALAREPASREAFDAELAAARGTHPEYDAHHDRLRIALDTADESSARSTVSALAVALQASLLIRHAPPAVADAFVAARLGPERGSLYGELPRGVDTVAVAARA
- a CDS encoding GNAT family N-acetyltransferase — protein: MRIPDLLTDRLLLRRWRDGDATFAFELYSRWEVQRFLGRTPRVMADLREAEALVRRLRRREDRFRAYRVVELAATGEPLGTVMLQPLPASGASEPLRPSGDTEIGWHFHPAHWGRGYATEAAGSLLAAALDDGCPRVLAVTYPDNRASQRVCERIGMTSLGVSDAYYNTAMELFERTA